ACCGGAGGGGCGTGCGGGTGCGCCTGGGCGAGGGCGCGCGCTCGGTGGCCGAGGTGGACGGAGGCGTCGAGGTGCGGACGGAGCACGAGACGCTCCGGGCGGGGAGGCTGGTGGTGTGCGCGGGGGCGTGGTCTGGAGGACTCGTCGGGCTGCCGGCGCTGCCAGTGAAGCCCGTGCGAGGGCAGATGCTGACGATCTTCCACCCGGAGGTGAGGCTGACGCGGGTGGTGTCGGGGCCCACGTACCTGGCGCCGTGGCGCGCGGGGGAGATCGTCGTGGGGGCCACGGAGGAGGACGCGGGCTTCGCGTGCCACGTGACGCCCACGGGACTGATGCACCTGGGAGCGACGGTGGCGAAGCTGGCGCCGAGGCTGCGCGAGGCGCGCTTCGTCCGGGCCTGGGCGGGACTGCGCTCGGTGGCGCCTGGGAGCAAGCCCCTCATCGGGCGTTACCCGGGAACGAAATCGGTGCTGATCGCGAGTGGGCACGCGGGGCAGGGCATTCTCACGAGCGCGCTCACGGGCCGCGCAGTGGCCGAGCTCATCGAGCACGGG
This is a stretch of genomic DNA from Archangium violaceum. It encodes these proteins:
- a CDS encoding NAD(P)/FAD-dependent oxidoreductase, with translation MSETQDILVLGAGVMGLSVARRLAALGARVTVLDPVEPGGQGSRAAAGVAIPSVRLLDDPDMLAFTRAAHGALTEELASLGEGLHLRRGQGVLRVAMDAKGRDALGQKAASHPEWLGTWMDAAHVVELEPALEGTPLLGAFVTEQGYMVDTEAYLNALLHDVHRRGVRVRLGEGARSVAEVDGGVEVRTEHETLRAGRLVVCAGAWSGGLVGLPALPVKPVRGQMLTIFHPEVRLTRVVSGPTYLAPWRAGEIVVGATEEDAGFACHVTPTGLMHLGATVAKLAPRLREARFVRAWAGLRSVAPGSKPLIGRYPGTKSVLIASGHAGQGILTSALTGRAVAELIEHGHSEVAAAFEPERVLASASERF